From Novipirellula artificiosorum, the proteins below share one genomic window:
- a CDS encoding vitamin B12-dependent ribonucleotide reductase: MATVLSAQSHESSTSETDPGLERVNEQHGVEYAKSKYGNKLRGTRSGLKISTTFCPDNGETPFATTQWEMRSATIKDESGRALFEQGECEVPKGWSQLATNVVVSKYFYGDPKNPRERERSVRQLIHRVTRTITDWGLADGYFDTPEDGERFYRDLSWLCLHQHGAFNSPVWFNVGLHAQYGVVGDKCNWHWNEATSDTAQPENPYEYPQGSACFIQSVDDNMEDIMRLACSEAMLFKFGSGTGTDLSTIRSQREKLSGGGTPSGPLSFMRVYDSIAGVVKSGGKTRRAAKMQSLKVWHPDVLEFIECKWNEEKKAHALIREGYESNFNGEAYGSVCFQNANLSVRVTDDFMETVRDNKRFKTRWIDAKSAGEAPEYDARELLNKMAECAWHCGDPGVQYDTTINRWHTCPNSGAINASNPCSEYMFLDDTACNLASINLMKFVGRDGKIHVDRFRAASRLFFIAQEILVDHASYPTEPIARNSHKFRPLGLGYSNLGSVMMTAGMAYDSDAARGMCGSLTALLHGEANRTSAELASVVGPFDGYSENEVPMLGVMQMHREACEQIHDDGPAELKQASRELWDEVLKIGEKYGFRNAQATVLAPTGTISFMMDCDTTGIEPDIALVKYKQLAGGGMLKIVNRTVNLGLQKLGYDEAQVEGILSFIDEHDTIEGAPDLDPEHLKVFDCAFKPASGVRSIAWQAHVSMMAAAQPFLSGAISKTVNMPNDVTPKDIADAYYWGWELGLKAIAIYRDGSKQSQPLNTKKGEKAEAAGISDGKVKVVEKVVYKPRRERLPDTRQSLTHKFSISGHEGYLCVGLYPDGRPGEIFITMAKEGSTIGGIMDSFGTALSIALQYGVPLEVLVNKFSHTRFEPMGMTSNKDIRIAKSVVDYIARWLGLTFMSGNGDYSPSAAMGDKTNSGNGPVVGSTNRVIEELKEDAGAAVAIAERATFLASLPDSYQGNGNGFSHGHNSEDSSVTSQGDQFARFQMDAPPCDNCGTITVRNGNCYLCHNCGNSMGCS, encoded by the coding sequence ATGGCCACGGTACTGTCTGCACAATCCCACGAAAGTTCCACTTCCGAAACCGATCCGGGGCTCGAGCGAGTCAACGAGCAGCACGGCGTCGAGTACGCGAAGTCAAAGTACGGCAATAAGCTGCGAGGCACTCGCAGCGGACTGAAGATCAGCACCACCTTCTGTCCCGATAACGGCGAAACCCCGTTTGCGACGACCCAATGGGAGATGCGAAGCGCGACGATCAAGGACGAGAGTGGTAGGGCTTTGTTCGAACAAGGCGAATGCGAAGTCCCCAAGGGTTGGAGTCAATTGGCGACCAATGTGGTCGTCTCGAAGTACTTTTACGGCGATCCCAAGAACCCACGTGAACGTGAACGAAGTGTGCGTCAGTTGATTCACCGCGTCACTCGCACGATTACCGATTGGGGATTGGCCGACGGTTATTTTGACACCCCCGAGGATGGCGAGCGGTTCTATCGCGATTTGTCATGGTTGTGCTTGCATCAGCACGGTGCGTTCAACAGCCCCGTATGGTTCAACGTAGGGCTGCATGCTCAGTACGGCGTGGTGGGCGACAAATGCAATTGGCATTGGAACGAAGCGACAAGCGATACGGCCCAGCCAGAGAACCCCTACGAATACCCGCAAGGTTCTGCCTGTTTCATCCAATCGGTCGATGACAACATGGAAGACATCATGCGGTTGGCTTGCAGCGAAGCGATGCTGTTTAAGTTTGGTAGCGGAACGGGAACGGATTTGTCGACGATCCGTTCACAACGTGAAAAATTGTCAGGCGGCGGAACCCCGTCGGGTCCGCTTTCGTTCATGCGTGTCTACGATTCGATCGCGGGCGTGGTCAAGAGTGGTGGCAAGACGCGGCGTGCGGCAAAGATGCAATCCTTGAAGGTATGGCATCCCGATGTGCTCGAGTTCATCGAGTGCAAATGGAACGAAGAGAAAAAGGCGCATGCACTGATTCGTGAAGGATACGAGTCCAACTTTAATGGGGAAGCGTATGGCAGCGTTTGTTTCCAGAACGCCAATTTGTCGGTTCGTGTGACCGACGATTTCATGGAAACGGTTCGTGACAACAAACGATTCAAGACGCGTTGGATTGATGCGAAATCGGCCGGCGAAGCTCCCGAGTATGATGCTCGCGAGTTGCTGAACAAGATGGCCGAGTGTGCATGGCATTGTGGCGATCCAGGGGTTCAATACGACACGACGATCAATCGATGGCACACCTGCCCCAACAGCGGCGCGATCAACGCCAGCAACCCCTGTAGCGAGTACATGTTCCTCGACGATACGGCTTGCAACTTGGCATCGATCAATTTGATGAAGTTCGTCGGTCGCGACGGCAAGATCCATGTCGACCGATTCCGCGCAGCGTCACGGCTGTTCTTTATCGCCCAAGAGATTCTGGTGGATCACGCCAGCTACCCGACCGAGCCGATCGCTCGCAATAGCCATAAATTCCGTCCCCTTGGACTCGGCTATTCGAACCTGGGCAGCGTGATGATGACTGCCGGGATGGCTTACGATTCGGACGCGGCTCGAGGGATGTGCGGCTCGTTGACTGCACTACTTCATGGCGAAGCCAATCGCACGAGTGCTGAATTGGCCAGCGTTGTGGGGCCCTTCGACGGGTACAGCGAAAACGAAGTGCCGATGTTGGGTGTTATGCAAATGCACCGCGAGGCTTGCGAGCAAATCCATGACGATGGACCGGCAGAGTTGAAACAGGCGTCTCGTGAGCTTTGGGACGAAGTCCTTAAGATCGGCGAGAAGTACGGATTCCGTAATGCCCAGGCGACCGTGTTGGCGCCAACGGGAACGATCAGCTTCATGATGGATTGCGATACCACGGGCATTGAGCCGGATATCGCGCTGGTCAAGTACAAGCAACTTGCTGGCGGCGGGATGTTGAAAATCGTCAACCGGACGGTCAACCTGGGATTGCAGAAACTTGGCTATGACGAGGCTCAAGTCGAGGGGATCTTGAGCTTTATCGATGAGCATGACACGATCGAAGGGGCTCCTGATTTGGACCCCGAGCACTTGAAGGTGTTTGATTGTGCGTTCAAGCCTGCAAGTGGCGTTCGCAGTATCGCTTGGCAGGCTCATGTGTCGATGATGGCCGCTGCTCAACCCTTCTTGTCTGGGGCGATCAGCAAGACCGTCAACATGCCCAACGACGTCACACCGAAGGACATTGCGGATGCCTATTATTGGGGTTGGGAACTCGGTTTGAAGGCGATCGCGATCTACCGCGATGGCAGCAAGCAGTCGCAACCGCTCAATACGAAAAAGGGTGAAAAAGCCGAAGCGGCTGGAATTAGCGATGGCAAGGTCAAGGTGGTCGAAAAGGTCGTTTACAAGCCACGCCGCGAACGATTACCGGACACCCGCCAAAGTTTGACTCACAAGTTCAGCATTTCGGGTCACGAAGGTTATCTGTGTGTGGGGCTTTACCCAGACGGACGGCCCGGAGAAATCTTCATCACGATGGCCAAAGAGGGTTCGACCATCGGTGGGATCATGGATAGCTTCGGCACGGCGCTTTCGATCGCCCTTCAATACGGCGTTCCGCTCGAGGTGCTTGTCAACAAGTTCAGTCACACCCGGTTCGAGCCGATGGGAATGACTAGCAACAAGGACATTCGGATTGCCAAGAGTGTCGTCGACTACATTGCTCGATGGTTGGGTTTGACGTTCATGAGCGGAAATGGTGATTATTCGCCATCGGCCGCCATGGGAGACAAAACGAATAGTGGGAATGGTCCCGTGGTCGGTTCGACCAATCGCGTGATTGAGGAATTGAAGGAAGACGCCGGGGCCGCCGTGGCCATCGCCGAGCGGGCCACCTTCTTGGCCAGTTTGCCGGATTCGTACCAGGGGAACGGAAATGGGTTTAGCCATGGACACAACAGCGAAGATAGCTCGGTGACCTCCCAAGGTGACCAATTCGCTCGGTTCCAAATGGATGCACCGCCGTGCGACAATTGTGGAACGATCACCGTGCGAAATGGCAACTGCTATCTCTGTCACAATTGCGGCAATAGCATGGGATGCAGCTAA